A stretch of DNA from Staphylococcus sp. KG4-3:
TCTAAAAAGCTGACAATTGCAGCTACATAGCGATAACCTTTAAGTGTTAATATTGTTCTCATTGTAAGACACGTTACATAGGCAACGTTTATAATAAAAATCGCTAAAACCATTAACCATGGGTTAGATGTTATCACTGACATGACCATTTTCCTTTCTGATATCAAATTCAAGTTATTTTACCAACATCTTTTTATTTTGTCACTAAAAATATTTAGAACTTAATCAATTTTTTGGCCAAGTATATCTTGTATATGCTAACTCTCTTTTATGTGCAGTTTTAATATAATGATTTTCTATTATAGTCTTTACATCACTAGGTACTGATTTACCTTCTAAATAATCATCGATATCATTATAACTTACACCTAGCGCTTCTTCATCAGGTAACTGGGGTTTATCTTCTTCTAAATCAGCAGTTGGCACTTTTTCATAAAGATGTTTGGGCGCACCTAAATATTTTAATAGTTGCTTACCTTGTCTTTTATTTAAACCAAATAAAGGTGCAATATCTGCAGCGCCATCTCCATATTTAGTGTAAAAACCTGTTATATTCTCAGCAGAATGATCCGTACCTACAACGATGCCTCTTTTGTTAGATGCAATTGAAAATTGAACTTTCATACGCTCTCTAGCTTTCTCATTGCCTTTTTGAAAATCTGTCAAAGTAATTCCAGCATCTTTAAGGGATTGTACACTTTGATCCACTGCAGGTTTAATATTTATAGTTTTGATTTCATCTGGCTGAATATAGGTTAATGCATCTTCAACCTCTGAAGCATCTTTTTGCTCCCCATAAGGTAACTTGACCGCTATAAATTCACATGAATTACCTTCTTCTCTTAATTCTTCAACTGCCATTTGACACAATTTCCCTGCTAATGTTGAATCTTGGCCACCTGAAATTCCTAATACTAATGCTTGTACAAAGGAATGGGATTGTACATAACTTTTTATAAAATGAATAATCTGTTTTGTTTCAATTTTACTTTCTATTTCAGGTTTCACTTTCATTTCTCTAACAACAATATCTTGTAGGTTACTCATTTTCTTCCTCCATCTCTTTAACGTGTTCAGCAACTTCAAAAATACGTTTGTGTTTATTTTCCCAACATGCTGTACTTAAATCTACTGGGTATTCTTGTGGATTTAAATGACGTTTATTTTCATCCCATAAGTAATCAAGACTATTTCTTAAATACGTTTGTGCCTCACTCTCACTTGGCATTTCGTAAACTAGTTGACCATTTTTAAAAATATCATGATGTAAATCTTTTGCGATAAATGTTTTTATAAATTTCATTTTATAGGTATGAACTGGATGGAATAGTTTTAAAGGCGATTCTTCATATGGATCCTCATGATCAAGCGTAATGTAGTCACCTTCAGCTTTATTCGTTTTTTTATTGATAATACGGTAAACATTTTTCTTACCTGGTGTTGTAACTTTTTCAGCATTATTAGAAAGCTTAATACGATCCACATACTCACCATTATTATCTTCTACTGCAACCAATTTATAAACTGCGCCTAATGCAGGTTGATCAAAACCAGTTATGAGTTTTGTTCCGACACCCCATGAATCGACTTTTGCGCCTTGTGATTTCAAACTAGTAATTGTCTGCTCGTCTAAATCATTCGAAGCGATAATTTTAGCATTAGGAAATCCAGCTTCATCTAGCATACGACGTGCTTCTTTTGATAAATATGCTATGTCCCCAGAGTCCAAACGAATGCCCACGAAATTAATTTTATCACCTAATTCTTTAGCAACTTTAATTGCTGTCGGCACACCAGATTTTAATGTATGGAACGTATCAACTAAGAACACACAATCTTTATGACGCTCAGCATATTTTTTAAACGCAATATATTCATCACCATATGTTTGTACCATGGCATGCGCATGTGTTCCTGAAACAGGGATACCAAATAATTTTCCTGCTCGTACATTACTTGTAGAGTTAAATCCACCAATGTAAGCAGCTCGAGCTCCCCATAATGCTGCATCTGCTTCTTGTGCTCGACGCGTACCAAATTCCATTAACATATCTTCATGTGCTACTTGTCTAATTCTACTCGCCTTTGTCGTTATTAATGTATGGAAATTAACGATATTTAATAGCATCGTTTCTATTAATTGTGCTTGTATTAAGGGCGCCTCGACTCTTAATAACGGTTCATTACCAAAGCAAAGTTCCCCTTCTTGCATTGAACGAATATTGCCAGTAAATTTTAAAGTTTTTAAATAACTTAGAAAATCTTGTTGGTAACCAATAGATTTTAAATAATCGATATCTGATTCTGAGAAGTGAAAACCATTAATGTAATCAATGACACGTTTCAACCCGTTAAAAACAGCATACCCACTATCAAAAGGCATATTTCTAAAATATAAATCAAATACTGCCATACGTTCATGAATCCCATCATTCCAATAACTTTCTGCCATATTTATTTGATATAAATCGTTATGCAATACTAACGTATCGTCTTCAAATTGGTACACAACCATCTCTCCAATCGGCTTTTCCATTAGTTTAGCATAAATGAAAGCTTGATAGCACATGAAAGAGGACTTAAATATACTGGAAAATTCAACATAAGATTATATTTTTTTCATATACAATTTAATCTATGATTTAAATTTGTTTAAAATGTGACATGACTAACGACAATGTCGTGACATTTATATGATATAAGATTATAAAAACTCAAAAATGATTTATAATCTTAATTGAGGTGTTTATATGTTAAAAGAAGCAAAATCCTTCATCGACACGATGTATAAAGAATTAAATTATGATAATCAAAGCATTTCAAAAAGAATTAAAGAAGTTGAGTATGCCATTGAAGAAACCGGAACTTATGAACATACTGCAGAAGAATTAACTTATGGAACGAAAATGGCTTGGCGTAATTCCAATCGCTGTATTGGACGATTTTTTTGGGATTCATTAACTGTTGTTGATGCAAGACACATACAATCTGAAAATGAGTTTATTAATGCAATAGAAAACCATATTGCAACAGCGACAAATAACGGAAAAATAAAACCCTATATCACAATATTCTCGAAGGATAATCCTCCTCAAATATTTAATAATCAATTAATCAGATATGCAGGTTATGAAGATATAGGTGACCCCGCAGAGAAAAGCATTACCCAACTTGCTGAACATCTTGGCTGGCATGGTTCACATACTGACTTCGATATTTTACCTTTAATTTATAAAATGCCTAATGAGGCAATGAAATATCATGAATATCAACCACACTTAATCAAAGAAGTTATAATTGAACATGACCATTTTCCAAAATTACAGCAACTTGGATTAAAATGGTACGCGGTACCAATCATATCTAGCATGGATCTAAAGATTGGCGGTATTACATATCCAACTGCACCATTTAATGGTTGGTATATGGTAAATGAAATAGCTGTACGTAATTTTACAGACTCTTATCGTTATAATTTATTAGAAAGTGTTGCAGAAGCGTTTGAATTTGATACACTAAAGAATAATTCTTTCAATAAAGATCGCACACTTGTCGAATTGAATTATGCAGTTTATCACTCCTTTAAAAAATCTGGGGTATCTATTGTTGATCATCTCACTGCATCGAAGCAATTTGAAAGATTCGAACTAAACGAAACAAGAAATGGTAGAGAAGTTACTGGTAAATGGTCATGGTTAGCTCCTCCCCTGTCACCCACATTAGTATCCAATTATCATCACGGATATAAAAATGTTATGAAAGAGCCTAATTTCTTTTATAAAAAAACAGAAGCTAATGGTTGTCCATTTCATTAACGACCCTACCACACACATATAAACAAGGGGTAACGTCAAATGAAACTTTATTATTTAGGTCCAAAAGGAACTTTTTCCTACTTAGCTGCAACACAATATCAATCAGAAACAGACATAGATTATGTATCAAAGTCTAATTTATATGAGGTAGTTGCGGCTGTATCTGAAGACAACGATAGCATAGCTGTTGTGCCAATTGAAAATTCAATAGAGGGTACTATCAATATCGTTGCAGATGCATTAACACAACAAAATATTTACGCACAAGGCGAACTACATTTAGATATTCAATTTGCATTATATGGTGTTGATGGCGCTTCTGTGAACGATATTTCAAAAGTTTATTCTATTGGACCTGCCATTAGTCAAACTAGTAAATATATCCAATCATATGGTTTCGAGATTGATTACGTAGATAGCACAATTAAAAGCTTAGATATGATTAAGAATGGCGTCGGTGCTATTGCACCACTTGGCAGTGGAGAAACGTATGGCTATTCACCTATAGAGCAAAATATAGAAGATTATCCACATAACGTTACTCGCTTTTTAGTCGTTAGTAACCAACCACGTCATATAGAAAATGCTAGCGATACTATGTTACTTATAACTCCTCAGTTCGATAAGCCAGGGTTATTAGCTAGTATATTAAATACGTTTGTATTGTTTAATATTAACTTATCTTGGATAGAATCTAGACCATTAAAAACTCAACTAGGTATGTATCACTTTTTTGTCCAAGCAGACACACCAATAACAGAAGATTTATCTAAAGTAATTAAAATTCTCAATACTTTAGACTTCCAAGTTACTATAATAGGTTCATTTGACAAATTGAATTAGTACAAGCTAATTAGCAACAGGATATTTCATAATTCAATATTTAATATAAATTAAAAAACGCTATTAAACTAAGTTATTTATCGTCAAAAAAGACTATTCAATGGTAAATATCATAATACCGACATCGTCTCCCCTGACTTTGTCGGTATTTTTTGTCTATTTTATATTCACTACATTCTGAACAGCTGCTATTTACAAACTAAATTGATTTAACTTGATATATATTAAAAAAGCACACCGTACCACAGTGTTACGTTGAGTAACTTTGATACGATATGCTTTCTATATAATATAAATGATTCTTATTTTTTATTTCAATGGCAATGGTTTTGTAACATCAATACCTAACACTGGTGGTACTAAGAAATACACAACTAGGACAATTACAACTATACTTAATAAATTGACCCAAAAACCTACAGATGCCATCTTCTTGATGCTTATTCTACCCGTACCAAATACAATAGCATTTGGTGGTGTTCCAACCGGTAACATATATGCACAATTAGCAGCCATGGCTGCTGGTACCATAAGTAACAACGGATGCACATTTACTGCAACTGAAAGTGTTGCCAAAATAGGTAAAATCATTGTAGCTGTTGCTGTATTTGATGTAATTTCAGTTAAGAACAAAACAAATATTGTGATTACAAGAACAATAATCAATGGACTTACACCTTCGATTAATTTCAATTGTTCACCAAGCCAATTTGCCAACCCGCTTTCTGAAATACCTTTTGCTAAAGCTAAACCCCCACCAAACAGTATTAAAACGCCCCAAGGTAATTCTTTAGCAACTTCCCAATCTATAATCCTCTTATGTTTTTCTTTATTGTTAGAAGGAATAAGAAATAACAAAACAGATATAAACATTGCAATTGTGCCATCAGCAACTCCAGAAGTAACTGACCAATTTTTTAATAAAAATTCTCTACTGATCCACAGGAAACTGGCAAGTAAGAATATAACTGAAACAATTTTTTCTTCATACTTCATTTTACCTAATTCATTTAATTTTTCTTTTATCAATTTTTGTCCGCCAGGTAATTCTTTCATATCATGCTTAAATGCAATATAACGAATATATATCCAAACCAAAAAGAGTAATACAATTACTGTTGGCACACCAATAATCATCCATTTAGCAAAACTAATTTCTTCACCAAATGCTGATTGATATTGCCCTTTTAAAATTATTAAAGGCGGTGTGCCAATCAGTGTACCAAGTCCTCCGATTGTTCCTGCGTAACCAATTGCAAGCACAAGAGATTGTTCAAATTTAGATATACTTTCCGGTTTAGTATTTTGACTTTTTAATTCATTTGCTTCTTTTATAATCGCAAGACCAATAGGTATCATTATCATCACGGCCGCTGTATTAGAAACAAACATTGATAAAAATCCAGTAGCAATCATAAAGCCTAATAAAATCTTCCCAGTACTTGTACCAAGTGTATTAATAATAGATAAAGCAACACGAGTATGTAAATTCCATCTTTCCATCGCTATAGCTAAAATAAAACCACCTAAGAATAAGAAAATAATATCATTACCGTATTGAGCTGAAACTTCTTCTGGATTCAACACATGTCCAATTGGTAATAAAATCAATGGCAACAAACTAGTTGCAGCAATGGGTATCGCTTCAGTAATCCACCAAGTCGCTATCCAAAGTGTGATTGCTAAAACATAAACACCCTTACCCGATAAATCATCCGGATGAAATAGTAATAACGTTAACGCAAATAACAATGGTCCCAATATTAAACCTGTTAATTGGCCGGCATTATATGACTTCTTTTCCTTTTTGTTTGAAAAAAACTTCAAATAATGTGATTGTCTCATATCCCCTTTATTCAAATCATTCATAATGTCTTCCCCCTTTTAATTATTATCTGAATATTCATAATAATTTATTAGAGTATAACATAATATATTTTAAATAGGGTTAGCATTTTTAATCGCTTATATAAAGAATATTTATGATTTTATTTCAAAAATATAATCATTCCACACGAACTTTTCTTATTTTAATATCACAACCTTTATTATTAAATAGTAGTAATGCTTCTATATCTTGTAAATGCATACTTTGGGATGAATGATCAAAAATATTATCAGCTATAAGTACAGCTTGATGTTTAACCTCGTTATAACTTTGAATGCGTATTGATTCTTTATCCATTTCTCCAATGAAACTATTTTGATAAATATTTAAATTACTGCCAGCTTGCGTCCCGCGCTCTATACCTTTTAAGTCTTTAGCATTTTTACCGTCTTTAACTGCTAAAAATCTTATACCACCAGCGCAATTTTTAAATATATTGTGATGAATATAAGTATTTTTTGATTTCAACGGTGTAAGTGCGTATTGATTCAATCCATCAAATGTATTATAGCGGATATGAATATTTTGATAATATTGATCATAGCGACTGGCATGTGAGCCAATTGCACGATTCCAACTTTGCATTGTTGGTGTATCTGAATCACCAAAATAACAGCGCTCTATAATTACATTTTTAGTAATTGTTCCATCAGTAGCACCAAATTTAGGAAAAGCGCCCGGAACCTGTATATCTATCTGAACTGCTTCAGAGAAAAAACGAGTTCCATCTATATCTCTAAAACCTAAAAACTTACAATTATTGATATATAATCCATTGACACCACATGCATCTAAGCAATGCCCACCTACAACATCTTTAAAAGTTACATTTTGTATCTGAATATCTTCTGCGTGTCCCATGCACACCGTTGTATTATTATATGGATATTTGAAACCATTCATATCAAATGTCCCACCAGATATGTGAATATGACTATTACCGTTATACCCATAATACAATTTAAATCTGCGTCCATTTTTCAACAATGTATCTTTTCCACATCTTTTAAGTACTGCCGCTTCATCTAGTAACAGCGTTGTTGAATCATATATAACCAGTGGTTTACGTATATGATACTCACCTTCTGGTACGAATATAGTCGTTGGTTTATGCTTCTTAGCATAATTTAGCGCTTTTTGCATCGCTCTTGTATCTGCGTATTTACTTTTCCCTTTTAAACCAAATTGTTTTGCATTAATTATCATATGCTAATTCCTTTCTCAGCTATTACTTTATAATAAACAAAAATGATATCTTTCAAACGCATTTACGCTCCCTTTATTGATTGAGCGACTTAGTATATAATTACTTTTATATTGTTTATTGGGAGTGTTTTTATCTTATGAAAAAAAGCGCATTAATCGTAGTTGACTACTCGAATGACTTTGTAGCTGACAACGGAAAATTAACTTGTGGCCTTCCAGGTCAGCAAATTGAAAACTATATTGTTGAACGAATTGAAGTGTACAATAAAAAGCAACACGATATCTTTTTCATGATGGATTTACATTATGAAGAAAATAAATATCACCCAGAAAGTAATTTATTCCCTCCACATAATATTATTGGTACTGTTGGTAGAGAACTCTATGGCAAAGTGAATGATATCTATCAAAATATTTTGTTTAATGATCACATACATTACCTAGATAAAACACGTTATGATGCTTTCTGTGGGACCTCTTTAGATTTAATGCTAAGAGAGAGAAATATTACACACTTGGAATTTGTCGGAGTATGTACAGATATTTGCGTGCTTCATTCAGCAATTAGCGCTTATAATCTAGGGTACGCAATAACTATTTCACATCGTGGGGTTGCTTCCTTTAATCCTTCGGGGCACGCATGGGCTTTAGATCATTTTAAAAATTCACTAGGTGCTGTAGTAGAATAACTATGCAAAATCGTGCTAGAATAATAATAACTATATAAATAAGGAGAATTTAGATATGGCAAAAACTTATATTTTCGGACATAAAAATCCAGACACAGACGCAATTTCATCTGCTATTATCATGGCAGATTTCGAACAACAAACAGGTAACACTGAAGCTACAGCATACCGTTTAGGCGAAGTAGGACCTGAAACACAATATGCTTTAGATCATTTTAATGTAACTGCACCAGCGTTACTTAATGATGATTTATCCGATCAAAAAGTAATTCTAGTAGACCATAATGAATTCCAACAAAGTGCTGATTCAATTAATGATGCTACAATTCACCACGTGGTCGACCATCACAGAATTTCTAACTTTGAAACGGCAGCACCATTATACTACCGTTCTGAACCAGTTGGTTGTACAGCTACAATTTTATACAAAATGTATCAAGAACGTGGTTTTGAAATCAAACCAGAGATTGCTGGATTAATGGTATCAGCAATTATCTCAGATAGCCTATTGTTCAAATCACCTACTTGTACAGAAGAAGATATAAAAGCCGCTGAAGCATTAAAATCAATTGCTGGTGTTGACCTAGAAACTTATGGTTTAGAAATGTTAAAAGCTGGCGCTTCTACTAAAGAAAAATCAGCAACAGACATTTTAACTATGGATGCGAAGTCATTCAACATGGGTGACTATGTAACTCGTATCGCACAAGTTAATACTGTTGATATTGATGAAGTATTTGCACGTCAAGAAGAATTGGAAAAAGAAATGTTAGAAGTAAGCGCTAATGAAAAATATGATTTATTTGTATTAGTTGTTACAGACATTATTAATAGCGACTCTAAAATCTTAGTAGTTGGTGCTGAAAAAGATAAAGTTGGCATTGCTTTCAATGTAGAGCTTGATAATAATACTGCATTTTTACCTGGTGTTGTATCACGTAAAAAGCAAGTAGTTCCACAAATCACAGAGGCTTTAAACTAATAAAACGCCTTTAAATTAGTACAGTTTTAAGGTGATTTTAATTAAATATCTAGATTTAAAAATTCATTATACTGGAGCATAGTTCATATGTTCCAGTTTTTTATCACTTATACCTATGAAACGCATCTATCATACTAGGAGGAATATATTTGAATTCAATAGAGCAAACTTTCCACAATAGTACTCAATATTTTAAAACACACGTTACTAAAGATTTAAAATTCAGAAGAAAACAACTTAAGCTTTTAGGTAAAAGTATCAAAAATCATGAAGACACCTTATTAGAGGCTTTTCAAAAAGATTTAGGTAAGAATAAAGTTGAAGCTTATGCTACAGAAATCGGCTTCACTTTAAAAAATATTAAAAATGCTCGTAAAGAGCTAAAAAATTGGGCTAAAAGGAAACAAGTCAATACGCCTATTTATATGTTTCCAACTAAAAGCTATATCCTAAAAGAGCCTTATGGCACAGTTTTAATAATTGGACCTTTTAATTACCCTTTCCAATTATTAATTGAGCCACTTATTGGCGCTATAGCAGCTGGAAATACTGCCATACTCAAACCTTCTGAATTCACGCCAAACATCTCAGAAGTTATTAAACATATAATCGAAGATGTATTCGATTCTGAATATATTAGTATTTGTGAAGGTGATGCTGAAACTACGCAATCATTAATTCAATTACCATTTGACTATATCTTTTTCACAGGTAGCGAACAAGTTGGTAAAATTGTGTATCAAGCAGCAAGTAAAAATTTAACTCCTGTAACGTTAGAACTTGGCGGTAAATCTCCAGTAATTGTTGATGAAACAGCAAATATTAAAGTCGCAAGTGAACGTATCAGTTTTGGAAAATTTACAAATGCTGGACAAACTTGTGTTGCTCCTGACTATATACTTGTGAATCGTAAAGTGAAGGATGAATTAATCGCTGCGCTAAAAAAAACCATTACCGAATTTTACGGTAACGACATTCAGGAAAGCCCTGATTTTGGACGTATTGTAAATCATAAACACTTTAGTCGTTTAGATAATTTATTAAAGATTCATCATGCTGAGATTGCCTTTGGTGGTAAATCAAACAAAGATGAAAGGTACATTGCTCCTACACTATTAGATGGTATTACTTTTAATGCTAAAATAATGGAAGACGAAATTTTCGGTCCTATTTTACCAATCATTACGTATGATGATTTTGATGAAGCTATTGATTTTATACGTTC
This window harbors:
- the nadE gene encoding ammonia-dependent NAD(+) synthetase; its protein translation is MSNLQDIVVREMKVKPEIESKIETKQIIHFIKSYVQSHSFVQALVLGISGGQDSTLAGKLCQMAVEELREEGNSCEFIAVKLPYGEQKDASEVEDALTYIQPDEIKTINIKPAVDQSVQSLKDAGITLTDFQKGNEKARERMKVQFSIASNKRGIVVGTDHSAENITGFYTKYGDGAADIAPLFGLNKRQGKQLLKYLGAPKHLYEKVPTADLEEDKPQLPDEEALGVSYNDIDDYLEGKSVPSDVKTIIENHYIKTAHKRELAYTRYTWPKN
- a CDS encoding nicotinate phosphoribosyltransferase encodes the protein MYQFEDDTLVLHNDLYQINMAESYWNDGIHERMAVFDLYFRNMPFDSGYAVFNGLKRVIDYINGFHFSESDIDYLKSIGYQQDFLSYLKTLKFTGNIRSMQEGELCFGNEPLLRVEAPLIQAQLIETMLLNIVNFHTLITTKASRIRQVAHEDMLMEFGTRRAQEADAALWGARAAYIGGFNSTSNVRAGKLFGIPVSGTHAHAMVQTYGDEYIAFKKYAERHKDCVFLVDTFHTLKSGVPTAIKVAKELGDKINFVGIRLDSGDIAYLSKEARRMLDEAGFPNAKIIASNDLDEQTITSLKSQGAKVDSWGVGTKLITGFDQPALGAVYKLVAVEDNNGEYVDRIKLSNNAEKVTTPGKKNVYRIINKKTNKAEGDYITLDHEDPYEESPLKLFHPVHTYKMKFIKTFIAKDLHHDIFKNGQLVYEMPSESEAQTYLRNSLDYLWDENKRHLNPQEYPVDLSTACWENKHKRIFEVAEHVKEMEEENE
- a CDS encoding nitric oxide synthase oxygenase; amino-acid sequence: MLKEAKSFIDTMYKELNYDNQSISKRIKEVEYAIEETGTYEHTAEELTYGTKMAWRNSNRCIGRFFWDSLTVVDARHIQSENEFINAIENHIATATNNGKIKPYITIFSKDNPPQIFNNQLIRYAGYEDIGDPAEKSITQLAEHLGWHGSHTDFDILPLIYKMPNEAMKYHEYQPHLIKEVIIEHDHFPKLQQLGLKWYAVPIISSMDLKIGGITYPTAPFNGWYMVNEIAVRNFTDSYRYNLLESVAEAFEFDTLKNNSFNKDRTLVELNYAVYHSFKKSGVSIVDHLTASKQFERFELNETRNGREVTGKWSWLAPPLSPTLVSNYHHGYKNVMKEPNFFYKKTEANGCPFH
- a CDS encoding prephenate dehydratase domain-containing protein, with product MKLYYLGPKGTFSYLAATQYQSETDIDYVSKSNLYEVVAAVSEDNDSIAVVPIENSIEGTINIVADALTQQNIYAQGELHLDIQFALYGVDGASVNDISKVYSIGPAISQTSKYIQSYGFEIDYVDSTIKSLDMIKNGVGAIAPLGSGETYGYSPIEQNIEDYPHNVTRFLVVSNQPRHIENASDTMLLITPQFDKPGLLASILNTFVLFNINLSWIESRPLKTQLGMYHFFVQADTPITEDLSKVIKILNTLDFQVTIIGSFDKLN
- a CDS encoding DASS family sodium-coupled anion symporter, translating into MNDLNKGDMRQSHYLKFFSNKKEKKSYNAGQLTGLILGPLLFALTLLLFHPDDLSGKGVYVLAITLWIATWWITEAIPIAATSLLPLILLPIGHVLNPEEVSAQYGNDIIFLFLGGFILAIAMERWNLHTRVALSIINTLGTSTGKILLGFMIATGFLSMFVSNTAAVMIMIPIGLAIIKEANELKSQNTKPESISKFEQSLVLAIGYAGTIGGLGTLIGTPPLIILKGQYQSAFGEEISFAKWMIIGVPTVIVLLFLVWIYIRYIAFKHDMKELPGGQKLIKEKLNELGKMKYEEKIVSVIFLLASFLWISREFLLKNWSVTSGVADGTIAMFISVLLFLIPSNNKEKHKRIIDWEVAKELPWGVLILFGGGLALAKGISESGLANWLGEQLKLIEGVSPLIIVLVITIFVLFLTEITSNTATATMILPILATLSVAVNVHPLLLMVPAAMAANCAYMLPVGTPPNAIVFGTGRISIKKMASVGFWVNLLSIVVIVLVVYFLVPPVLGIDVTKPLPLK
- a CDS encoding glycosyl hydrolase family 28-related protein; the protein is MIINAKQFGLKGKSKYADTRAMQKALNYAKKHKPTTIFVPEGEYHIRKPLVIYDSTTLLLDEAAVLKRCGKDTLLKNGRRFKLYYGYNGNSHIHISGGTFDMNGFKYPYNNTTVCMGHAEDIQIQNVTFKDVVGGHCLDACGVNGLYINNCKFLGFRDIDGTRFFSEAVQIDIQVPGAFPKFGATDGTITKNVIIERCYFGDSDTPTMQSWNRAIGSHASRYDQYYQNIHIRYNTFDGLNQYALTPLKSKNTYIHHNIFKNCAGGIRFLAVKDGKNAKDLKGIERGTQAGSNLNIYQNSFIGEMDKESIRIQSYNEVKHQAVLIADNIFDHSSQSMHLQDIEALLLFNNKGCDIKIRKVRVE
- a CDS encoding cysteine hydrolase family protein; its protein translation is MKKSALIVVDYSNDFVADNGKLTCGLPGQQIENYIVERIEVYNKKQHDIFFMMDLHYEENKYHPESNLFPPHNIIGTVGRELYGKVNDIYQNILFNDHIHYLDKTRYDAFCGTSLDLMLRERNITHLEFVGVCTDICVLHSAISAYNLGYAITISHRGVASFNPSGHAWALDHFKNSLGAVVE
- a CDS encoding manganese-dependent inorganic pyrophosphatase; this translates as MAKTYIFGHKNPDTDAISSAIIMADFEQQTGNTEATAYRLGEVGPETQYALDHFNVTAPALLNDDLSDQKVILVDHNEFQQSADSINDATIHHVVDHHRISNFETAAPLYYRSEPVGCTATILYKMYQERGFEIKPEIAGLMVSAIISDSLLFKSPTCTEEDIKAAEALKSIAGVDLETYGLEMLKAGASTKEKSATDILTMDAKSFNMGDYVTRIAQVNTVDIDEVFARQEELEKEMLEVSANEKYDLFVLVVTDIINSDSKILVVGAEKDKVGIAFNVELDNNTAFLPGVVSRKKQVVPQITEALN
- a CDS encoding aldehyde dehydrogenase, producing MNSIEQTFHNSTQYFKTHVTKDLKFRRKQLKLLGKSIKNHEDTLLEAFQKDLGKNKVEAYATEIGFTLKNIKNARKELKNWAKRKQVNTPIYMFPTKSYILKEPYGTVLIIGPFNYPFQLLIEPLIGAIAAGNTAILKPSEFTPNISEVIKHIIEDVFDSEYISICEGDAETTQSLIQLPFDYIFFTGSEQVGKIVYQAASKNLTPVTLELGGKSPVIVDETANIKVASERISFGKFTNAGQTCVAPDYILVNRKVKDELIAALKKTITEFYGNDIQESPDFGRIVNHKHFSRLDNLLKIHHAEIAFGGKSNKDERYIAPTLLDGITFNAKIMEDEIFGPILPIITYDDFDEAIDFIRSKPKPLSLYLFSEDENATERVLNEISFGGGAINDTLMQLANSNLPFGGVGASGIGQYHGKYSFDTFSHDKSYIFKSTRLESSLLFPPYKGKFKYIKTFFNK